In a genomic window of Coprococcus eutactus:
- a CDS encoding glycogen/starch/alpha-glucan phosphorylase, which translates to MLKDICMKKYNKEIKDCTNEEIYFALLDMTKKLADGKVSEEGQKKVYYISAEFLIGKLLSNNLINLGVFDEVKQVLAENGKSIYDIEEVEPEPSLGNGGLGRLAACFLDSMATLGLHGDGIGLNYHMGLFKQVFENNYQKETANPWIEADSWLEKTDVTNTITFGNLKVQSRMYDIDVTGYENRTNKLHLFDIESVDESIMEPDGINFDKTDIAKNLTLCLYPDDSDEAGNLLRIYQQYFMVANGAKLILDEAKAKGSNLHDLADYAAVQINDTHPSMVIPEFIRLLTAEGISFDEATEIVTEVCAYTNHTILAEALEKWPLAYLEKVVPQLVPIIKKLDEKVRNRYKDESVYIIDKDQRVHMAHIDIHYSHSVNGVAYLHTEILKDSELNNFYKIYPEKFNNKTNGITFRRWLLHCNEQLAAYITELIGDGYKKDAEKLNDLAKFYDDDAVLGRIMDIKKQNKVVLKDYLKETQNIDIDENSIFDIQVKRLHEYKRQQMNALWVIHKYFDIKAGNLPKTPVTVIFGAKAAPAYTIAKDIIHLILCLQQLIDNDPEVNPYLKVVMIENYNVSKAAKIIPACDISEQISLASKEASGTGNMKFMLNGALTLGTRDGANVEIGELVGEDNIYFFGESSEAVIDHYAKADYVSKDYYEQPEIKKLVDFIVSDELLEIGQKESLERLHNELIVKDWFMTLLDVEDYIKTKEGVLVDYEDRKTWAKKALVNISKAGFFSSDRTIAEYNKDIWRL; encoded by the coding sequence AATACAACAAGGAGATCAAGGATTGTACAAATGAGGAGATATACTTCGCACTCCTTGATATGACAAAGAAGCTCGCAGACGGAAAGGTTTCAGAGGAGGGACAGAAGAAGGTTTATTACATCTCAGCAGAGTTCCTCATTGGAAAGCTTCTCTCGAACAATCTCATCAACCTTGGTGTATTTGACGAGGTTAAACAGGTGCTTGCTGAGAATGGCAAGAGCATCTATGACATAGAGGAGGTTGAGCCGGAACCATCACTTGGAAATGGCGGACTTGGAAGACTTGCAGCATGCTTCCTTGACTCCATGGCAACCCTCGGACTTCACGGAGATGGAATTGGACTTAACTACCACATGGGTCTGTTCAAGCAGGTATTTGAGAACAACTATCAGAAGGAGACTGCAAATCCTTGGATTGAGGCAGACAGCTGGCTCGAGAAGACAGACGTTACCAACACGATCACATTTGGCAATCTGAAAGTTCAGTCAAGAATGTACGATATAGATGTAACCGGATATGAGAACAGAACAAATAAGCTCCACCTCTTCGATATCGAGAGCGTTGACGAGTCCATCATGGAGCCGGACGGAATTAACTTCGACAAGACAGACATTGCAAAGAACCTGACACTTTGCCTGTACCCGGACGACAGCGATGAGGCTGGAAATCTTCTCCGTATCTACCAGCAGTATTTCATGGTGGCAAATGGTGCAAAGCTCATTCTTGATGAGGCTAAGGCAAAGGGTTCAAACCTTCACGACCTGGCGGATTATGCAGCAGTTCAGATCAATGATACACATCCTTCTATGGTGATTCCTGAGTTCATCAGACTTCTTACCGCTGAGGGAATATCATTTGACGAGGCTACAGAGATCGTGACAGAGGTGTGCGCATACACCAACCACACTATCCTTGCAGAGGCTCTTGAGAAGTGGCCGCTTGCATACCTTGAGAAGGTTGTTCCACAGCTTGTTCCTATCATCAAGAAGCTGGATGAGAAGGTTCGTAACAGATATAAGGATGAGAGCGTATACATCATCGACAAGGATCAGAGAGTGCACATGGCACACATTGATATACACTATAGCCACAGTGTAAACGGTGTTGCATACCTTCACACAGAGATCCTCAAGGATTCTGAGCTGAACAACTTCTACAAGATCTATCCTGAGAAGTTCAACAACAAGACAAATGGTATCACATTCAGAAGATGGCTTCTCCACTGCAACGAGCAGCTTGCAGCTTATATCACAGAGCTTATCGGTGACGGCTACAAAAAGGATGCAGAGAAACTGAATGACCTCGCTAAGTTCTATGATGATGATGCAGTCCTTGGCAGGATCATGGATATTAAGAAGCAGAACAAGGTCGTTCTCAAGGATTACCTTAAGGAGACACAGAACATTGACATAGATGAGAATTCTATCTTTGATATACAGGTTAAGAGACTTCATGAGTACAAGCGTCAGCAGATGAACGCACTTTGGGTTATCCACAAGTACTTCGATATCAAGGCAGGAAATCTTCCAAAGACTCCTGTAACTGTAATATTTGGCGCAAAGGCAGCTCCTGCATACACCATCGCAAAGGATATCATCCATCTTATCCTCTGCCTGCAGCAGCTCATCGATAATGACCCAGAGGTGAACCCATACCTCAAGGTTGTCATGATCGAGAACTACAATGTGTCAAAGGCAGCAAAGATCATACCTGCATGTGACATTTCAGAGCAGATCTCACTTGCATCAAAGGAGGCATCAGGTACCGGAAATATGAAGTTCATGTTGAACGGCGCGCTTACACTCGGAACAAGAGATGGTGCAAATGTTGAGATTGGTGAGCTTGTCGGTGAGGATAACATTTACTTCTTCGGCGAGTCAAGCGAGGCAGTCATCGACCACTATGCAAAGGCTGATTATGTGTCAAAGGATTACTACGAGCAGCCTGAGATCAAGAAGCTTGTTGATTTCATCGTGAGCGATGAGCTCCTTGAGATCGGACAGAAGGAAAGTCTTGAGAGACTTCACAACGAACTTATCGTTAAGGACTGGTTCATGACACTTCTGGATGTTGAGGATTATATCAAGACCAAGGAAGGCGTACTTGTAGATTACGAAGATCGCAAGACTTGGGCAAAGAAGGCACTTGTCAACATCAGCAAGGCTGGATTCTTCTCATCAGACAGAACCATCGCTGAGTACAACAAGGACATCTGGAGATTGTAA
- a CDS encoding response regulator transcription factor, with amino-acid sequence MECDTKTVHIKKKKGSGEMYRILIVDDERIERNGIRFLLKKLNMEFDIDEAVNGLDALEKIRQEDYDILLTDVKMPFMDGIELIDNVVNEKKKMRCVIFSGCNEFDYAKRAIRLGVVDYILKPVDPKEFKDTLEKVVDELEAAKASDELKSKSMEFLYEHALYMLVNGEDIESIRREYNGLNLNFARFKRILLVEFNHDFFGRRDVDFKKNEKIMALGIQRYLNLNQQQELIFLGDETDAVYTAQELVKIIKSDYDEECFIAVSSDIEKPEDMKQKVDELDELMDNKFYHPEIKVFYPNMESDSSGMIQFDDDTLMKQMKQDIKMKDVEALREHFDKFCEKYRHKNECSQIYIKFLYSNLLKDIYGSIDGTSEADLNKDVEKMYMTTDFQSLTGLVEVAIDRLAACFEDKSQTGHKEVEMVKQYIYRNYGSELGIDMLADMVYLAPSYLSTVFKKETGQNLSKFIKSYRMERARDMLENSMAKIVDIGAMCGYQNVSYFCSSFREFYGVSPQKFRESGVAGGE; translated from the coding sequence TTGGAATGCGATACGAAAACAGTTCACATCAAGAAAAAGAAAGGCAGTGGAGAGATGTATAGAATACTGATCGTTGATGACGAGAGAATAGAGAGAAACGGGATAAGATTCCTCCTGAAAAAGTTGAATATGGAATTTGATATTGACGAGGCGGTAAACGGTCTTGATGCACTGGAGAAGATACGTCAGGAGGATTATGATATCCTTCTCACCGATGTGAAGATGCCTTTCATGGACGGTATAGAACTCATTGACAATGTGGTAAATGAGAAGAAGAAAATGAGATGTGTGATATTCAGCGGCTGCAATGAATTTGACTATGCTAAGAGAGCAATAAGGTTGGGGGTTGTGGATTATATACTGAAACCGGTCGATCCAAAGGAGTTTAAGGATACGCTGGAGAAGGTTGTGGATGAGCTTGAGGCGGCTAAAGCCTCGGATGAGCTCAAGAGCAAGAGCATGGAATTCCTTTATGAGCATGCGCTATATATGCTTGTAAATGGCGAAGATATAGAGAGTATACGCAGAGAGTACAACGGTCTGAACCTGAATTTCGCCAGATTTAAGAGAATTCTGCTGGTTGAATTTAATCACGATTTCTTTGGAAGACGAGATGTAGATTTCAAGAAAAATGAGAAGATAATGGCACTTGGAATACAGAGATACCTCAATCTGAATCAACAGCAGGAACTTATTTTTCTGGGCGACGAAACAGATGCGGTTTACACGGCCCAGGAGCTTGTCAAAATAATTAAAAGTGATTACGATGAGGAATGTTTTATAGCAGTTTCATCGGATATAGAGAAACCTGAGGACATGAAACAGAAGGTTGATGAGCTTGATGAGCTTATGGACAATAAGTTTTATCATCCGGAGATAAAGGTGTTCTACCCAAATATGGAGAGTGATTCATCAGGAATGATCCAGTTTGATGATGACACTCTCATGAAACAGATGAAACAGGATATCAAGATGAAGGATGTGGAGGCCCTCAGGGAACATTTTGACAAATTCTGTGAAAAGTACAGGCACAAGAATGAGTGCTCACAGATATATATAAAGTTTCTCTACTCAAATCTTTTGAAAGACATATACGGCAGTATAGATGGGACCAGTGAGGCGGATCTTAACAAGGATGTTGAAAAGATGTATATGACGACGGATTTTCAGAGCCTTACAGGCCTGGTTGAGGTTGCGATAGATAGACTGGCGGCCTGCTTTGAGGACAAGAGTCAGACCGGACATAAGGAAGTGGAGATGGTAAAGCAGTATATTTACAGGAATTACGGGAGCGAGCTTGGCATAGATATGCTTGCGGATATGGTATATCTTGCCCCAAGTTATCTCAGCACAGTGTTTAAAAAAGAGACGGGACAGAACCTGAGCAAATTTATCAAGTCATACAGAATGGAGAGGGCAAGGGATATGCTTGAGAATAGTATGGCGAAGATTGTAGATATAGGTGCGATGTGTGGTTATCAGAATGTATCTTACTTTTGCTCGAGTTTCAGGGAGTTTTATGGAGTGAGTCCTCAGAAATTCAGGGAGAGCGGTGTTGCAGGCGGTGAGTAG
- a CDS encoding sensor histidine kinase, with product MNKGGVKKRFRDMKLTGKMVVIYLLAGLVPVMIILGITYMEMKKILWDRETTILESYVSQTTDSMDNELEIYNNLSKYISYNQSIAKILSADQSAYQNYEQFSTVIDPLLASIMYFHEDVNQVTIYTDASDVKHGSTVAPLKDLADGTHEYDDLDNNIHWHIDLESRTAFSVSRMAMLEQKGAKGVLYVGVDYDSVFQPFYTETMFDNYGLIIEDEYGHMIFNKNTFADEQSAYELDVDKFDVLREMENSGYQFIDKTSKATGWNICVYKPNRLIISSVRPILIIAVAALLISMLAGILCINMVSEFITKRIKNLQKTMKATETGNLGMVIENDSTDEIGDLINGYNSMSKRLDETVNEVYQSKIKEKEYEMRALQAQINPHFLYNSLSMINWKALEAEQEDISRITLSLSTFYRTALNKGKNILLVKDEIANIKSYLDIQLAMHDNSFDVVYDIDDSILKYETLNLILQPLLENAIGHGIDVKTDGRGEIRIEGKENGDFLDFTVSDNGVGMTKTQAALILSKSSNGYGVSNVNERIKLYYGEKYAVKIESTPGVGTKVMLHFPKRVEN from the coding sequence ATGAACAAAGGTGGAGTCAAGAAGAGATTTCGTGATATGAAGCTGACTGGCAAAATGGTTGTTATTTATCTGCTGGCCGGACTTGTGCCTGTTATGATAATACTGGGTATAACATATATGGAGATGAAAAAGATCCTGTGGGACCGGGAGACAACGATCCTGGAATCTTATGTCAGCCAGACCACGGATTCCATGGACAATGAATTGGAGATATACAACAATCTCTCTAAATATATATCGTATAACCAGTCGATTGCAAAGATACTGAGCGCGGATCAGTCGGCATATCAGAATTATGAGCAGTTCAGTACGGTGATCGATCCTCTGCTGGCATCAATCATGTATTTCCATGAGGATGTAAATCAGGTCACGATATATACTGATGCCAGTGATGTAAAACATGGGTCAACGGTTGCACCGCTAAAAGATCTGGCGGACGGAACGCATGAGTATGATGACCTGGATAACAATATACACTGGCATATTGACCTGGAAAGCCGCACTGCATTTTCAGTCAGCAGGATGGCTATGCTGGAGCAGAAAGGCGCCAAGGGCGTTTTGTATGTAGGCGTGGATTATGACAGTGTATTTCAACCGTTTTATACAGAGACAATGTTTGATAATTATGGGCTTATCATAGAGGATGAGTATGGACATATGATATTCAACAAGAATACATTTGCTGATGAGCAGTCAGCATATGAATTGGATGTGGACAAATTCGATGTTTTGAGAGAGATGGAAAATTCGGGGTATCAGTTCATAGATAAGACGTCCAAGGCGACAGGCTGGAACATATGTGTATACAAACCGAACAGACTTATAATCTCATCGGTTCGCCCGATACTTATAATAGCGGTGGCGGCACTTCTGATAAGTATGCTCGCAGGTATATTATGTATAAATATGGTATCAGAATTTATAACGAAGCGAATCAAAAATCTTCAGAAGACTATGAAGGCCACCGAGACAGGAAATCTGGGCATGGTTATAGAAAATGACAGTACAGATGAGATCGGTGATCTTATAAATGGCTATAACAGCATGAGTAAGCGCCTTGATGAGACTGTCAATGAGGTATATCAGAGCAAGATCAAGGAAAAGGAATACGAGATGAGGGCACTTCAGGCCCAGATCAATCCGCATTTCCTGTATAATTCTCTGTCTATGATCAATTGGAAAGCCCTTGAGGCGGAGCAGGAAGACATAAGCCGGATCACCTTGTCTCTGTCCACATTCTACAGGACAGCCCTGAACAAAGGGAAAAACATCCTGCTTGTCAAAGATGAGATAGCAAATATCAAGTCGTATCTTGATATACAGCTTGCCATGCATGACAACAGCTTTGATGTGGTGTACGACATAGATGACAGTATTCTGAAGTATGAAACATTGAATCTGATACTCCAGCCGCTGCTTGAAAACGCGATAGGGCATGGAATTGACGTCAAGACTGACGGCAGAGGAGAGATACGCATAGAGGGAAAGGAGAATGGAGATTTTCTTGATTTCACTGTGTCAGACAACGGAGTTGGAATGACAAAGACCCAGGCCGCCCTGATCCTGTCCAAGTCGTCCAATGGCTACGGTGTGTCAAATGTAAACGAGAGGATCAAGCTATATTATGGAGAGAAGTACGCGGTGAAGATCGAAAGCACCCCGGGAGTCGGCACGAAAGTAATGCTCCACTTCCCAAAGAGAGTAGAAAACTAG